The Deinococcus detaillensis genome has a window encoding:
- a CDS encoding helix-turn-helix domain-containing protein, with amino-acid sequence MNGMQATDTPGNPGFAAWVRAKRKSLWLSQKKLARLVGCALVTIQKIEEGHRRPSPAVAEALARHLEITEEQLQQFLHLARTTPITTRVPTSTSPPRDRLPMPLQPLIGREDLLTGVQQHLLSPSVQMITLTGPPGVGKTRLAVQVAAELRGEFGGNLYFVPLASLDDHEQVLPTINRRLGLPDSGAATPAERLIRFLGGRQQLLVLDNFEHVLGAALPLAGVLEACPGLRLLITSRTALRLSGEQEWPLKPLEHGPAAQLFAERVRAFDPAFVLSTQTLPAVTEIVSRLDGLPLAIELAAMRLRYGPPEALVIRLRTTLLGSLGSGPVDGPARQHTLQAAIAWSYQRLDPRLQRVFRQLGIFVGGWSVEAAEAIAGAAPSDLESLLDGHLIQQGGQRLGILETLRAYALEQLDTRHEAAAARDAHQAYYLAAAQTHQDTDLDWFEAEVGNLRTALRAQLDGRQVEAALNLALAIYWFWETRGYQHEGLKWFSLILKQSARVAPPLRLAGLNTAATLAWQSGRFDLSRSWLAEATALSRETGDSEWEARVLMNQGKVEVDQGCYAQARRVLEPALRLARDLSSPWLVCAVLLQMTTVSLCLGEQDQTQILADEGLALCHDHPGLFWEAPLLEVLGLVALERGQASLARRHLIQALRLMGKFDHRLMQSLILTTFAATLAGPDADQDDLRQAVGLWACAEATRNCSGYGWSVAIGERFERWTSQSRQRLGDPDWILAWAAGRTMPLQDAVADLLAEATERLSPPI; translated from the coding sequence ATGAATGGAATGCAGGCGACGGATACTCCCGGCAATCCGGGTTTCGCTGCTTGGGTTCGCGCCAAGCGCAAGTCGTTGTGGCTGTCCCAGAAGAAACTGGCCCGGCTGGTGGGCTGCGCCCTTGTCACCATCCAGAAGATCGAAGAGGGCCACCGCCGCCCCTCGCCCGCCGTAGCCGAGGCACTGGCACGGCATCTGGAAATCACTGAAGAGCAGCTTCAGCAGTTCCTGCACCTGGCCAGAACCACGCCCATCACTACTCGCGTGCCTACCTCCACCAGCCCACCTCGGGACAGGTTGCCTATGCCGCTCCAGCCCTTAATTGGGCGCGAAGACCTGCTCACGGGTGTCCAGCAGCATCTGCTGTCGCCTTCTGTGCAGATGATCACGCTGACCGGGCCGCCAGGTGTGGGCAAGACCCGCCTGGCTGTGCAGGTGGCCGCAGAACTGCGCGGAGAATTCGGGGGCAATCTATATTTCGTGCCGCTCGCCTCACTCGACGATCACGAGCAGGTGCTGCCCACCATCAACCGCCGTCTGGGCCTGCCCGATAGTGGCGCGGCGACCCCGGCAGAGCGGCTGATCCGCTTCCTTGGTGGGCGGCAACAGCTGCTGGTTCTCGACAACTTCGAGCACGTGCTCGGCGCGGCCCTCCCGCTGGCGGGTGTGTTGGAAGCCTGCCCCGGTCTGCGGCTGCTCATTACCAGCCGGACGGCACTGCGGCTGTCTGGCGAGCAAGAATGGCCGCTGAAACCGCTGGAACATGGCCCGGCAGCGCAGTTGTTCGCAGAACGCGTGCGGGCCTTCGATCCGGCGTTTGTGCTGAGTACCCAGACCTTGCCTGCCGTGACCGAGATCGTCTCCCGGCTGGACGGTCTGCCGCTCGCCATCGAGCTGGCCGCCATGCGCCTGCGTTATGGGCCGCCGGAGGCCCTGGTCATCCGTCTGCGCACAACGTTGCTCGGCTCGCTTGGGTCGGGGCCAGTCGATGGGCCAGCCCGCCAGCACACCCTCCAGGCGGCCATCGCCTGGAGCTACCAGCGGCTGGACCCACGGTTGCAGCGGGTCTTCCGGCAGCTCGGGATCTTCGTGGGTGGATGGAGCGTCGAGGCCGCCGAAGCCATTGCTGGGGCAGCCCCCAGCGATCTGGAAAGCCTACTCGACGGCCACCTGATCCAGCAGGGAGGCCAGCGCTTGGGCATCCTCGAGACCCTGCGGGCCTATGCCCTGGAGCAGTTGGACACCCGCCACGAGGCGGCGGCAGCCAGAGACGCGCATCAAGCGTATTACCTCGCGGCGGCGCAGACCCACCAGGATACTGATCTGGACTGGTTCGAGGCCGAGGTGGGCAACCTGCGGACCGCGCTGCGTGCTCAGCTGGACGGCAGGCAGGTGGAAGCGGCACTGAATCTGGCGCTGGCCATCTACTGGTTCTGGGAAACGCGGGGCTACCAGCACGAGGGGCTGAAGTGGTTCTCTCTGATTCTGAAGCAGTCAGCGCGGGTGGCCCCACCGCTGCGCTTGGCGGGCCTGAACACCGCAGCGACGCTGGCCTGGCAGTCGGGGCGTTTCGACCTGAGCCGCAGCTGGTTGGCCGAGGCCACGGCGCTGAGCAGGGAGACCGGCGACTCCGAGTGGGAGGCCAGGGTGCTGATGAACCAGGGCAAGGTTGAGGTGGATCAGGGCTGCTATGCGCAGGCAAGGCGGGTGCTGGAACCGGCGCTGCGGCTGGCACGCGATCTCTCCTCTCCTTGGCTGGTCTGCGCCGTGCTGCTCCAGATGACCACGGTCAGCCTCTGCCTGGGTGAGCAGGACCAGACACAGATACTGGCGGACGAAGGGCTTGCGCTCTGCCACGACCATCCTGGTCTGTTCTGGGAAGCGCCGCTGCTTGAAGTGCTGGGCCTGGTTGCCCTGGAACGGGGGCAAGCATCCCTGGCGCGGCGGCACCTGATTCAGGCGCTCAGGCTCATGGGAAAGTTTGATCATCGCCTGATGCAAAGCCTGATCCTGACCACCTTTGCGGCCACGCTGGCTGGACCGGATGCGGACCAGGACGACTTGAGGCAGGCAGTGGGTCTCTGGGCCTGCGCCGAGGCAACCCGCAATTGCTCCGGCTACGGCTGGTCGGTGGCCATCGGGGAACGCTTCGAGCGCTGGACCTCCCAGTCCAGGCAGCGGCTGGGAGATCCTGACTGGATTCTGGCCTGGGCGGCTGGCCGGACCATGCCCCTTCAGGATGCAGTGGCCGACCTGCTGGCCGAGGCGACAGAACGCCTCTCTCCACCGATCTGA